The Allochromatium tepidum genome has a window encoding:
- the ettA gene encoding energy-dependent translational throttle protein EttA, producing MAQYIYTMNRVGKVVPPKRVILRDISLSFFPGAKIGVLGLNGSGKSSLLRIMAGIDTEIEGEARPQPGIKVGYLPQEPQLDPTKDVRGNVEEALGHIKAALERLDAVYAAYAEPDADFDALAKEQAELENLIEATDGHNLDRTLEVAADALRLPPWDADVNKLSGGERRRVALCRLLLSKPDMLLLDEPTNHLDAESVAWLERFLHEYPGTVVAVTHDRYFLDNVAGWILELDRGHGIPWEGNYSSWLDQKEQRLELEQKQEQARIKAMKQELEWVRTNPKGRQAKSKARLARFDELQSQEFQARNETNEIYIPPGPRLGDLVIEAVGLKKAYGDNLLYENLSFNLPKGGIVGIIGPNGAGKTTLFRLLTGREQPDAGELRIGETVEIAYVDQSRDALDDNNTIWEEISGGSDIITVGRYEMPSRAYCGRFNFKGTDQQKRIGDLSGGERNRVHLAKVLKRGGNLLLLDEPTNDLDVETLRALEEALLVFPGCAAVISHDRWFLDRVATHILAFEGNSEVVWFEGNYADYEADRHRRLGTEADQPHRLKYRRLSA from the coding sequence ATGGCTCAATATATCTACACGATGAACCGGGTCGGCAAGGTCGTGCCGCCCAAACGTGTCATTCTGCGCGACATCTCGCTGTCGTTCTTCCCCGGCGCCAAGATCGGCGTGCTGGGTCTCAACGGTTCGGGCAAGTCCTCGCTCCTGCGCATCATGGCCGGGATCGACACCGAGATCGAGGGCGAGGCGCGCCCGCAGCCCGGCATCAAGGTCGGCTATCTGCCCCAGGAGCCGCAGCTCGATCCGACCAAGGACGTGCGCGGTAATGTCGAGGAAGCGCTCGGCCACATCAAGGCCGCGCTGGAGCGGCTCGACGCCGTCTATGCCGCTTACGCGGAGCCGGACGCCGACTTCGACGCGCTGGCCAAAGAGCAGGCCGAACTCGAGAATCTGATCGAGGCCACCGACGGACACAACCTGGACCGCACGCTCGAGGTCGCCGCCGATGCCCTGCGTCTGCCGCCCTGGGACGCGGACGTCAACAAGCTCTCCGGTGGTGAGCGCCGGCGCGTGGCGTTGTGCCGGCTACTGCTGTCGAAGCCCGACATGCTGCTCCTGGACGAACCGACCAACCATCTCGACGCTGAGTCTGTGGCTTGGCTGGAGCGCTTCCTGCACGAGTATCCGGGTACCGTGGTCGCCGTCACCCACGACCGCTACTTCCTAGACAACGTCGCCGGCTGGATCCTGGAGCTCGACCGCGGTCACGGCATCCCCTGGGAGGGCAATTATTCGTCCTGGCTGGATCAGAAGGAACAGCGCCTGGAGCTGGAGCAGAAGCAGGAGCAGGCCCGTATCAAGGCCATGAAGCAGGAACTGGAGTGGGTGCGCACCAATCCCAAGGGCCGTCAGGCCAAGAGCAAGGCGCGTCTGGCCCGCTTCGACGAACTGCAATCGCAGGAATTCCAGGCCCGCAACGAGACCAACGAGATCTACATACCGCCGGGGCCGCGTCTCGGTGATCTGGTCATCGAGGCCGTGGGCCTGAAGAAAGCCTATGGCGACAATCTGCTCTACGAGAATCTGTCGTTCAACCTGCCCAAGGGCGGCATCGTCGGCATCATCGGTCCCAACGGCGCGGGCAAGACCACGCTGTTCCGGCTGCTGACCGGGCGCGAACAGCCGGATGCGGGTGAGTTGCGCATCGGTGAGACGGTCGAGATCGCCTATGTCGACCAGAGCCGCGACGCGCTCGACGACAACAACACCATCTGGGAGGAGATCTCGGGCGGGTCGGACATCATCACGGTCGGCCGCTACGAGATGCCCTCGCGCGCCTATTGCGGGCGCTTCAACTTCAAGGGCACGGATCAACAGAAGCGCATCGGCGATCTGTCGGGCGGTGAGCGCAACCGGGTGCATCTGGCCAAGGTGCTCAAGCGCGGCGGCAATCTGCTGCTCCTGGACGAACCGACCAACGATCTGGACGTCGAGACCCTGCGTGCGCTCGAAGAGGCGTTGCTGGTGTTTCCCGGCTGCGCGGCGGTCATCAGCCACGATCGCTGGTTCCTGGATCGTGTCGCGACCCATATCCTGGCCTTCGAAGGCAACTCGGAGGTGGTCTGGTTCGAGGGCAACTATGCCGACTACGAGGCCGACCGTCATCGTCGGCTCGGCACTGAGGCCGATCAGCCGCATCGGTTGAAGTATCGGCGCCTGTCGGCCTGA
- a CDS encoding EF-hand domain-containing protein codes for MSSRSNLVRWLGAFTLGLCLVPLVEAQPPGGGWGPGGGMGWQAPAFAEFDLDGNGVLTEAEFYQARAQRIAERSQQGYAMRGLANAPEFGEIDLNGDGRVDAAEFASAQARHRQQRFQTP; via the coding sequence ATGAGCAGTCGATCCAATCTCGTTCGTTGGCTGGGCGCCTTCACGCTTGGCCTCTGTCTCGTCCCGCTCGTCGAGGCGCAACCGCCGGGCGGCGGCTGGGGTCCGGGCGGCGGCATGGGTTGGCAGGCCCCGGCGTTCGCCGAGTTCGATCTGGACGGCAATGGTGTCCTGACCGAGGCCGAGTTCTACCAGGCACGGGCACAACGCATCGCCGAACGCTCGCAACAGGGTTATGCCATGCGCGGTCTGGCCAATGCGCCCGAGTTCGGTGAGATCGACCTCAACGGCGATGGCCGGGTCGACGCGGCCGAGTTCGCCTCGGCCCAGGCCCGGCATCGTCAGCAGCGGTTCCAGACGCCCTGA
- a CDS encoding alpha/beta hydrolase family protein, with the protein MHEAPGHIAASRPSRPLAAGVTPGVRIEWGRAESATGCTLDYAWYRPASATPGELVVLAHGFLRDKARLAGLARALAETGISVVTVDFCNTRPWRGNHARNGFDLIAVADRLEARRLVYAGFSAGGLAALVAARNDPRTLGVLTLDLVDARELGRLMVREFDRPVIGLFGEPASCNAYNNGLATLAAARQARIERIAGASHCDFEAPTDRLCRALCEPDREGAEQRRAEILARSVTAVRSLLVE; encoded by the coding sequence ATGCACGAGGCTCCGGGTCATATCGCCGCGTCGCGACCGAGCCGGCCGCTTGCGGCGGGCGTGACTCCAGGCGTGCGAATCGAATGGGGTCGGGCCGAGTCGGCGACCGGCTGCACCCTGGACTATGCCTGGTATCGTCCGGCCTCGGCCACGCCGGGCGAGCTGGTGGTCCTGGCACACGGCTTTCTGCGCGACAAGGCACGGCTCGCCGGCTTGGCGCGTGCGTTGGCCGAGACCGGGATCTCGGTGGTGACGGTCGATTTCTGCAACACCCGACCCTGGCGCGGCAATCATGCGCGCAACGGTTTCGACCTGATCGCGGTCGCCGATCGGCTGGAGGCGCGGCGTCTGGTCTATGCCGGCTTCTCGGCCGGCGGACTGGCGGCGCTGGTGGCGGCGCGCAACGACCCGCGCACGCTCGGCGTGCTGACCCTGGATCTGGTCGATGCGCGGGAGCTGGGGCGTCTCATGGTGCGGGAGTTCGACCGGCCGGTCATCGGGCTGTTCGGTGAACCGGCCTCCTGCAATGCCTACAACAATGGTCTGGCCACGCTGGCGGCGGCGCGACAGGCGCGCATCGAGCGCATCGCCGGGGCCAGTCACTGCGACTTCGAAGCCCCGACCGACCGGCTCTGCCGCGCGCTCTGCGAGCCGGATCGGGAGGGCGCGGAACAGCGCCGCGCCGAGATCCTGGCGCGCTCGGTGACGGCGGTGCGTTCATTGCTGGTCGAGTGA
- a CDS encoding alpha/beta fold hydrolase has protein sequence MDSAINPPDKHATRGRPLPAAVDAPRHDLQTSAGGRVHYYADTSAGGRPLVLIHSINAAPSAMEMKPLFEHFRACRPVYALDLPGFGHSERAKRRYSPELYAKVIGEFLAEVVREPADLIAYSLGCEFAAIAAANAPERVNSLALLSPTGFNTRGLPTGAAAERAHRFLSLPGLSDGLYGLLTTRASIKYFYNQVFAGSTPPELIDYAYATTHQPGAKIAPLYFLSGLLFTPRACDSLYPRVTQPVLALYDKDPNIDFQELPDFLGRQSNWRAERLTPTNGMPQWEKPAETIAAIERFWDSLG, from the coding sequence ATGGACTCCGCGATCAACCCTCCAGACAAGCACGCGACGCGCGGCCGGCCGCTGCCCGCCGCCGTCGACGCCCCGCGCCACGATCTCCAGACCAGCGCCGGCGGACGTGTCCATTACTACGCCGACACCAGCGCCGGCGGCCGTCCGCTGGTGCTGATCCACAGCATCAACGCCGCGCCCAGTGCGATGGAGATGAAGCCACTCTTCGAGCACTTCCGCGCCTGCCGTCCGGTCTATGCGCTCGATCTGCCCGGCTTCGGACACTCCGAGCGCGCCAAACGACGCTATTCGCCCGAACTCTACGCCAAGGTCATCGGCGAGTTCCTGGCCGAGGTGGTCCGGGAACCGGCCGATCTGATCGCCTACTCGCTCGGCTGTGAGTTCGCCGCCATCGCCGCAGCGAACGCGCCGGAGCGCGTGAACTCGCTGGCGCTGCTCTCGCCGACCGGTTTCAACACCCGCGGACTGCCGACCGGCGCCGCCGCTGAGCGTGCCCATCGATTCCTGAGCCTCCCCGGACTCAGCGACGGGCTCTATGGCCTGCTGACCACCCGCGCCAGCATCAAGTATTTCTACAATCAGGTCTTCGCCGGCTCGACCCCGCCCGAGCTGATCGACTACGCCTACGCCACCACGCATCAGCCGGGGGCCAAGATCGCTCCGCTCTACTTCCTGTCCGGGCTGCTCTTCACGCCGCGTGCCTGCGACAGCCTCTACCCCCGTGTGACCCAGCCGGTGCTGGCGCTCTACGATAAGGATCCCAACATCGACTTCCAGGAGTTGCCGGATTTCCTCGGCCGTCAGTCCAACTGGCGCGCCGAGCGTCTGACACCGACCAACGGGATGCCGCAGTGGGAGAAGCCCGCCGAGACCATCGCGGCCATCGAGCGTTTCTGGGACTCACTCGGCTAG
- a CDS encoding isochorismate synthase, with amino-acid sequence MLQSLQVLDQLKARLHETLALLPLAEGTGPVSLILELPHPPAGAPDLDGPRFHFAHNHRGDLRAGYGIAGEWQAHGPERLSELRRIAQGLRADWVQCDPDETGFSGFGMLGFAATPETPAASDDLPNALLWLPELALISHGGQSALVLTAQRPAARDDVLTRWDAWLDRLVPLLGRPALDPLTPAHLEALGSTPDRDDWRTLVLNALDEIDRERLEKVVVCRRQRLLGHRRFDLDRLNAALSYLFPSCQVINIRRHAAGFVAATPERLFTQRRDRVEADAIAGTACRAEDSERDAAITLGLQTCEKNLREHRVVVAAVREALDQCCRRLEPAEGPSILQLNNAQHLWTRLRGELHPGVDVFELAERLHPTPATNGQPRREARDWLDVNEPLERGWYTGAAGIVEPDLTGELWVLLRCARILDRTADLYAGAGIVAGSDPASEWRETEHKLAAMSTALQFA; translated from the coding sequence ATGCTGCAATCGCTCCAAGTCCTCGATCAGCTCAAGGCCCGACTGCACGAGACCCTCGCTCTGCTGCCGCTCGCCGAGGGTACCGGCCCCGTCTCGCTGATCCTCGAACTGCCGCATCCGCCGGCCGGCGCGCCCGATCTCGACGGACCGCGCTTTCATTTCGCGCACAACCATCGCGGCGACCTGCGCGCGGGCTATGGCATCGCCGGCGAGTGGCAGGCGCACGGACCCGAGCGTCTGAGCGAGCTGCGGCGCATCGCTCAGGGACTGCGCGCCGACTGGGTACAGTGCGATCCGGACGAGACAGGTTTCAGCGGGTTCGGGATGCTGGGCTTCGCGGCCACGCCGGAGACGCCCGCCGCGAGCGACGATCTGCCCAATGCGCTCCTGTGGCTGCCGGAACTGGCGCTGATCTCGCATGGCGGTCAGTCGGCGCTGGTGCTGACGGCCCAGCGTCCCGCCGCACGCGATGACGTGCTGACGCGCTGGGACGCCTGGCTCGACCGTCTGGTGCCGCTGCTCGGACGTCCGGCGCTCGATCCGCTCACCCCGGCGCATCTCGAAGCCCTGGGCAGCACGCCGGATCGCGACGACTGGCGCACGCTGGTCCTGAACGCGCTCGACGAGATCGATCGGGAACGGCTCGAAAAGGTCGTCGTCTGTCGTCGGCAACGGCTCCTGGGCCACCGGCGCTTCGATCTCGACCGGCTCAATGCGGCGCTGAGCTATCTGTTCCCGTCCTGTCAGGTGATCAACATCCGGCGCCATGCCGCCGGCTTCGTCGCCGCCACGCCCGAACGGCTCTTCACCCAGCGTCGCGACCGGGTCGAGGCCGATGCCATCGCCGGCACCGCCTGTCGTGCCGAGGACAGCGAGCGCGATGCCGCCATCACGCTCGGTCTCCAGACCTGCGAGAAGAATCTGCGCGAGCATCGGGTGGTGGTCGCGGCGGTGCGCGAGGCGCTCGATCAGTGCTGTCGGCGTCTGGAGCCGGCCGAGGGGCCGAGTATTCTCCAGCTCAACAACGCCCAGCATCTCTGGACGCGCCTGCGCGGTGAGCTGCATCCGGGCGTCGATGTGTTCGAGCTGGCCGAGCGGCTGCATCCCACGCCCGCGACCAACGGTCAGCCACGCCGCGAGGCGCGCGACTGGCTCGATGTCAACGAGCCGCTCGAACGCGGCTGGTACACGGGCGCGGCCGGAATCGTCGAGCCGGATCTGACCGGGGAGCTGTGGGTGTTGCTGCGCTGTGCACGTATCCTCGACCGCACCGCCGATCTCTATGCGGGTGCCGGCATCGTCGCCGGTTCCGATCCCGCGAGCGAATGGCGGGAAACCGAGCACAAGCTCGCCGCCATGTCGACGGCCCTGCAGTTCGCATGA
- the menD gene encoding 2-succinyl-5-enolpyruvyl-6-hydroxy-3-cyclohexene-1-carboxylic-acid synthase, with translation MSDHGCLNLRWALALFDGLVEGGMRHLVLSPGSRSTPLVLAAQRQPALTVTPILDERSAAFFALGVARASGRAVGLVCTSGSALAHWFPAVIEASESGIPLVLLSADRPPELRGWGANQTIDQTRFFGVHVRAFHDPGTPEDSPGAGKLMRALGRRAAAESLGDWPGPVHLNLPFREPLVPGADCRAEAAQFQTAVQPPATRCRLGLAGNRTPEAGSRPLTAGLTSQCSGRGLICCGPGDWTAAGAEALWQLATRLGVPVLCDPLSGLRFGFGSGSASEHRITRYDSLLRHPATAAALKPDWVLRFGRAPVSKTLLGRLADVPTVLVDAGRGWSDPNHDVRLKIDADPAVFCAWLADADPELGTPDPDWLAGWLQAERRLERFAAEYLDQAPWCEGHLIRDLIARLPEGEGLLCANSMPIRQLDTWSGRRDRSLRLFGNRGASGIDGQTSTLAGLNAGGVPTTALLGDLSFLHDLSGLTALRTLERPCIVINNGGGRIFDYLPQHGLPGFETLWRTPVAVDLGALAQTFGLVHRQVSDSAGFQQALSDAIQGSHPGGLIEVVIDADLSGQIHRDFWQAVSRLGDDT, from the coding sequence ATGAGCGACCACGGCTGTCTGAATCTGCGCTGGGCGCTGGCGCTGTTCGATGGGCTGGTCGAGGGTGGAATGCGTCATCTGGTGCTCTCGCCCGGATCGCGCTCCACGCCGCTGGTGCTGGCGGCCCAGCGTCAACCGGCGCTGACCGTGACGCCGATCCTCGACGAGCGTAGCGCGGCCTTTTTCGCGCTGGGCGTGGCGCGTGCCTCGGGGCGTGCGGTGGGGCTGGTCTGTACCTCGGGGAGCGCGCTCGCCCACTGGTTCCCGGCGGTCATCGAAGCCTCGGAGTCCGGCATTCCACTGGTGCTGCTCTCGGCCGACCGCCCGCCCGAACTGCGTGGCTGGGGGGCGAACCAGACCATTGATCAGACGCGCTTCTTCGGCGTGCATGTGCGCGCCTTCCATGATCCGGGCACGCCCGAAGATTCGCCGGGTGCCGGCAAGTTGATGCGGGCACTGGGGCGGCGCGCGGCGGCCGAGAGTCTGGGCGACTGGCCGGGACCTGTGCATCTGAATCTGCCGTTTCGCGAACCGCTGGTGCCGGGGGCGGATTGCCGGGCTGAAGCCGCACAGTTTCAAACAGCCGTTCAGCCTCCAGCCACCCGCTGCCGGCTTGGTCTTGCGGGGAACCGGACGCCGGAGGCTGGTAGCCGGCCGCTGACAGCCGGCTTGACGTCCCAATGCTCCGGGCGCGGCCTGATCTGCTGCGGGCCGGGCGACTGGACGGCGGCCGGTGCGGAGGCGCTGTGGCAGTTGGCGACACGGCTTGGCGTGCCTGTGCTGTGCGATCCGCTTTCAGGTTTGCGTTTCGGTTTCGGCTCAGGTTCCGCCTCGGAACATCGAATCACCCGGTACGACAGTCTGCTCCGTCATCCGGCGACCGCCGCCGCACTCAAGCCGGACTGGGTGCTGCGCTTCGGACGTGCGCCGGTCTCCAAGACGCTGCTCGGCCGGCTGGCGGACGTTCCGACCGTCCTGGTCGATGCCGGACGCGGCTGGAGTGATCCGAATCATGACGTTCGGCTCAAGATCGATGCCGATCCGGCCGTGTTCTGCGCTTGGCTTGCAGACGCGGATCCGGAACTCGGCACACCGGACCCTGATTGGCTCGCCGGCTGGCTCCAGGCCGAACGCCGTCTGGAGCGTTTCGCCGCCGAGTATCTCGACCAGGCGCCCTGGTGCGAGGGGCATCTGATCCGCGATCTCATCGCACGGCTGCCCGAAGGCGAGGGGTTGTTGTGCGCCAACTCCATGCCGATCCGCCAGCTCGACACCTGGTCGGGCCGGCGCGACCGATCGCTACGACTCTTCGGTAATCGTGGTGCCAGCGGTATCGACGGCCAGACCTCGACGCTCGCCGGACTCAACGCCGGCGGCGTGCCGACCACGGCGCTGCTCGGCGATCTGTCTTTTCTGCACGACCTGAGCGGACTGACGGCACTGCGCACGCTCGAACGGCCCTGTATCGTCATCAACAACGGCGGCGGGCGCATCTTCGACTATCTGCCCCAGCATGGACTGCCGGGTTTCGAGACGCTGTGGCGCACGCCGGTCGCGGTCGATCTGGGGGCACTGGCCCAAACCTTCGGGTTGGTTCATCGTCAGGTGTCCGATAGCGCCGGATTCCAACAGGCCCTGAGCGACGCCATCCAGGGTTCGCACCCCGGCGGACTGATCGAGGTCGTCATCGATGCCGATCTGAGTGGACAGATCCATCGCGACTTCTGGCAGGCGGTCAGTCGGCTCGGCGACGACACCTGA
- a CDS encoding PD-(D/E)XK nuclease domain-containing protein, whose protein sequence is MRDYLQGEKMIRGFLLARLNLTPYFRGWSEQEQGGGFVDLYLAPFYFRYPDMRHAYLIELKYVKRSEDTPKRRTELMEAARSQLRRYAGDVRVREHLEPAHPHALVRLYSGWELVQREALDPAADAPDFA, encoded by the coding sequence GTGCGCGACTATCTGCAAGGCGAGAAGATGATCCGGGGCTTCCTGCTCGCCCGGCTCAATCTGACGCCCTACTTCCGGGGCTGGAGCGAGCAGGAACAGGGCGGCGGCTTCGTCGATCTCTATCTGGCGCCCTTCTATTTCCGCTATCCGGACATGCGCCATGCCTATCTGATCGAGCTGAAATACGTCAAGCGTTCCGAAGACACGCCCAAGCGGCGCACCGAGCTGATGGAGGCGGCGCGGTCGCAGTTACGCCGCTATGCCGGGGATGTGCGGGTACGCGAACATCTGGAGCCGGCGCATCCGCACGCCCTGGTGCGGCTCTACAGCGGCTGGGAGCTGGTGCAGCGTGAGGCGCTCGATCCGGCGGCGGACGCGCCGGATTTCGCCTGA
- a CDS encoding type II toxin-antitoxin system VapC family toxin: protein MKTLDTNICSYILRRQPRSVLEYFRAQPAESFFLSALVVAELRFGVVKCGSTRLSVQLEDFLAGIPCRPWPEAATRHYAELRAVLERQGQPIGNMDMLIAAHALAEDAVLVTHNTREFERVPGLSVENWA, encoded by the coding sequence ATGAAGACACTTGATACCAACATCTGCAGCTACATCCTGCGCCGCCAGCCGCGTTCGGTGCTCGAGTATTTTCGCGCGCAACCGGCTGAGTCGTTCTTTCTCTCGGCGCTGGTCGTCGCAGAACTGCGCTTTGGTGTCGTCAAATGCGGTTCGACACGCTTGAGCGTTCAACTGGAGGACTTTTTGGCGGGTATTCCGTGTCGGCCTTGGCCTGAGGCGGCCACGCGGCATTACGCCGAACTGCGTGCTGTACTGGAGCGCCAGGGTCAACCCATCGGCAACATGGACATGCTGATCGCCGCCCACGCGCTGGCCGAGGACGCCGTGCTGGTCACGCACAACACCCGCGAGTTCGAGCGCGTGCCGGGATTGAGCGTCGAAAATTGGGCGTGA
- a CDS encoding antitoxin: protein MRQTAKLFMNGRSQAVRLPAEFRFEGKEVYIERQGEAVILKPKAESLADWLESFYERHEPFPDDFLTDRQDTPPQDRAWFHDEDT, encoded by the coding sequence ATGCGTCAAACCGCCAAACTGTTCATGAACGGCCGCAGTCAGGCCGTGCGCCTGCCCGCCGAGTTCCGCTTCGAGGGCAAGGAGGTGTACATCGAACGCCAGGGTGAGGCCGTCATCCTCAAGCCCAAGGCCGAGTCGCTCGCGGATTGGCTCGAATCCTTCTATGAACGCCATGAACCCTTTCCCGATGATTTTCTGACCGACCGTCAGGATACCCCTCCACAAGACCGCGCTTGGTTTCACGATGAAGACACTTGA
- the menB gene encoding 1,4-dihydroxy-2-naphthoyl-CoA synthase, with the protein MQPTANRPETDSRPIHWEAPADARYQDILYHQAEHIAKITINRPEVRNAFRPQTVREMIDAFHRAHMDPEIGVIILTGAGELAFCSGGDQRIRGHEGYKDEAGVEHLNVLELQRQIRTLPKPVVAMVAGYAIGGGHVLHLICDLTIAADNARFGQTGPRVGSFDAGFGAGLMARTVGLKKAKEIWFLCRQYDAQEALDMGLVNTVVPLAELEAVTVDWCRRMNRLSPTALRVLKSAFNADTDGLAGIQELAGNATALFYTTEESQEGRNAFLEKRAPDFGRFPRRP; encoded by the coding sequence ATGCAACCAACCGCGAATCGACCCGAGACCGACTCGCGTCCCATCCACTGGGAGGCGCCCGCAGACGCCCGCTATCAGGACATCCTCTACCATCAGGCCGAGCACATCGCCAAGATCACCATCAACCGGCCCGAGGTGCGCAACGCCTTCCGCCCGCAGACGGTGCGCGAGATGATCGACGCTTTTCATCGCGCCCACATGGACCCCGAGATCGGCGTCATCATCCTCACGGGCGCGGGCGAGCTGGCCTTCTGCTCGGGCGGCGATCAGCGCATTCGTGGCCACGAAGGCTACAAGGACGAGGCCGGCGTCGAGCATCTGAACGTGCTGGAGTTGCAACGCCAGATCCGCACCCTGCCCAAGCCCGTGGTGGCCATGGTCGCGGGCTATGCGATCGGCGGCGGTCATGTGCTGCATCTGATCTGCGACCTGACCATCGCCGCCGACAATGCGCGTTTCGGCCAGACCGGACCGCGCGTGGGCAGCTTCGACGCCGGTTTCGGCGCCGGTCTCATGGCGCGCACCGTGGGCCTGAAGAAAGCCAAGGAGATCTGGTTCCTGTGCCGCCAGTACGACGCCCAGGAGGCGCTCGACATGGGGCTGGTCAACACCGTCGTGCCGCTCGCCGAACTGGAGGCGGTGACGGTCGACTGGTGCCGTCGGATGAACCGCCTTTCGCCGACCGCGCTGCGCGTGCTCAAATCCGCCTTCAATGCCGACACCGACGGTCTGGCCGGCATTCAGGAGCTGGCCGGCAATGCCACAGCGCTGTTCTATACCACTGAGGAGAGTCAGGAAGGGCGCAACGCCTTCCTCGAAAAGCGCGCGCCCGACTTCGGCCGCTTTCCGCGCCGGCCTTGA
- a CDS encoding 1,4-dihydroxy-2-naphthoate polyprenyltransferase — MPEQPTPPPLARWLLAARPKTLPLTLSPVIAGLALAVAATGAPAVWTALATLLAAVAIQIGTNLHNDAADFERGTDTDERLGPPRATAQGWLTARQVKNAAHGMFALAFMLGLALLVRGGWPILPVGLASLAAGYAYTGGPRPIAYGPFGEVYALVFFGVAAVGGTYYLQTLTLDGSTLVAGAALGCLASAVLLINNYRDLETDTAAGRRTLCRVLGRERARVLYALLLLVPIPLLMLLDPLHVSWPLLAALPFAALLIRRLWRGTLGPALNEQLARTAQYQALLVGLLILSLLLPATA; from the coding sequence ATGCCCGAGCAACCGACTCCACCCCCATTGGCGCGCTGGCTCCTGGCCGCGCGACCCAAGACGCTGCCGCTGACGCTGTCGCCGGTGATCGCCGGCCTCGCGCTGGCCGTCGCCGCGACCGGCGCGCCGGCCGTCTGGACCGCGCTCGCCACCCTGCTGGCGGCGGTGGCGATCCAGATCGGCACCAATCTGCACAACGACGCCGCCGACTTCGAGCGCGGCACGGATACGGACGAACGGCTCGGTCCGCCGCGTGCCACGGCGCAAGGCTGGCTGACCGCGCGTCAGGTCAAGAACGCCGCGCATGGCATGTTCGCGCTCGCCTTCATGCTCGGGCTGGCATTGCTGGTGCGCGGCGGCTGGCCGATCCTGCCGGTCGGACTGGCGTCCTTGGCCGCCGGCTATGCCTATACCGGCGGACCGCGCCCGATCGCCTATGGCCCCTTCGGTGAGGTTTATGCGCTTGTCTTCTTCGGCGTAGCGGCAGTCGGCGGCACCTACTATCTGCAAACCCTGACGCTCGACGGCTCGACGCTGGTCGCCGGGGCGGCGCTCGGCTGTCTGGCCTCGGCCGTATTGCTGATCAACAACTATCGCGATCTCGAAACCGACACGGCGGCCGGGCGGCGCACGCTCTGCCGCGTGCTCGGACGCGAACGGGCCAGGGTGCTCTATGCGCTACTGCTGCTCGTGCCGATTCCGCTCTTGATGCTGCTCGATCCGCTGCACGTCTCCTGGCCGCTGCTCGCCGCCCTGCCGTTCGCCGCCCTCCTGATCCGGCGGCTTTGGCGCGGCACCCTGGGTCCGGCGCTCAACGAGCAACTGGCACGCACCGCGCAGTACCAGGCCCTGCTGGTCGGTCTGCTGATCCTGAGTCTGCTGCTGCCCGCCACAGCGTGA